One segment of Megachile rotundata isolate GNS110a chromosome 4, iyMegRotu1, whole genome shotgun sequence DNA contains the following:
- the LOC105663112 gene encoding uncharacterized protein LOC105663112, with amino-acid sequence MSAVKDIPLQTIQIPSQSPLTGEKAPVLPCDEESSVASIDDGFFFRDQQIVTNQKVHHNESLKEICSDDDESSLDSNSKKAIQQDEKDVKQKDLGTSIQDKKHSKAILESTSVRRNFRLNHIGQVAKKHISLPKNLKNPFSKSQKNIVHRTLKNSFGQSHKKIETQVSHTTLVDIQVEDCRQYTLGEKSFSSFSITSSDNKDISDCKSIHRQLKAEKKSPINQFKYSSIESALESECTKNNKKHSSNKEKKSEEQETERNNEKSAESTKKFMWGSKGNKFSSKSFDKPSKDQVKTDSMEKKLKAKKLICSPLRKLGRSSLTIEPDKIMINLPKCSPCACRLAASSKILSNDTGLFSRFTSRESPHHIVRSRSPSHVDAQTDVCSKSSEKTSVQANLFPNVQQFQKSRYTPRSRSVGELCNIVNK; translated from the exons ATGTCAGCAGTCAAGGACATACCacttcaaacaattcaaatacCATCA CAATCGCCCCTCACAGGGGAGAAGGCTCCTGTTCTCCCCTGTGACGAAGAATCATCTGTTGCATCTATAGATGATGGATTCTTCTTTCGTGATCAACAGATAGTTACGAATCAGAAAGTTCACCACAATGAATCTTTAAAGGAAATATGTTCCGATGATGATGAGTCGAGTTTAGATAGTAATTCGAAGAAAGCGATTCAACAGGACGAGAAAGATGTGAAACAAAAAGATTTAGGTACAAGCATTCAGGATAAGAAACACAGCAAAGCGATATTAGAAAGTACTTCTGTACGTCGCAATTTCCGATTAAATCATATTGGTCAAGTTGCGAAGAAACATATATCTTTGCCGAAGAACTTAAAGAATCCTTTCAGCAAGAGTCAAAAAAACATCGTGCATAGAACTTTGAAGAATTCATTTGGTCAGAGCCATAAGAAAATTGAGACGCAAGTGTCTCATACGACTTTGGTCGACATACAGGTTGAAGACTGCCGTCAATACACGCTCGGAGAAAAATCGTTCTCGTCATTTTCCATTACCTCTAGTGATAATAAGGACATCTCAGATTGCAAAAGCATTCATAGACAGCTCAAGGCAGAAAAGAAGTCTCCCATAAATCAGTTCAAATATAGTAGCATAGAATCAGCATTGGAATCCGAATGTACCAAAAACAACAAGAAACATAGTTCCAATAAAGAGAAAAAATCTGAAGAACAAGAGACAGAACGTAACAATGAAAAGTCCGCAGAATCTACCAAGAAATTTATGTGGGGTAGTAAGGGTAATAAATTTTCGAGTAAAAGCTTCGACAAACCGTCTAAAGATCAGGTAAAAACTGATTCCATGGAGAAGAAATTAAAAGCTAAGAAACTAATTTGCAGTCCTTTGAGAAAATTGGGTCGATCATCTTTGACAATCGAGCCAGataaaattatgataaattTGCCAAAGTGTTCTCCCTGCGCTTGTAGATTGGCTGCTAGCTCAAAAATTTTATCCAACGATACCGGTTTATTCTCTCGATTCACGAGTCGTGAAAGTCCTCATCACATCGTACGTTCGAGGAGTCCGTCACACGTGGATGCGCAAACGGACGTTTGTTCGAAATCGTCGGAGAAGACGTCGGTGCAAGCCAATCTGTTTCCAAACGTGcaacaatttcaaaaatcgcgataCACTCCGAGAAGCAGAAGCGTAGGCGAGTTGTGCAACATAGTCAACAAGTGA
- the LOC100882743 gene encoding alpha/beta hydrolase domain-containing protein 17B, translating to MNGLSFSEFCCLFCCPPCPSRIAAKVAFLPPLPTYTFIEDEGSKFTISLSERAEWQYTEREKESVEGFYARTSRGNRIACLFVRCSATARFTILFSHGNAVDLGQMSSFYLGLGSRINCNIFSYDYSGYGVSGGKPSEKNLYADIDAAWHALRTRYGISPENIILYGQSIGTVPTVDLAARYEVGAVVLHSPLMSGMRVAFPNTKRTWFFDAFPSIDKVPKVTSPVLVIHGTEDEIINFSHGLAIYERCPRAVEPLWVEGAGHNDVELYNQYLERLKQFVNVELVN from the exons ATGAACGGGTTAAGTTTTAGTGAATTCTGTTGCTTATTTTGCTGTCCACCCTGCCCGTCCAGAATCGCTGCGAAAGTAGCGTTTCTTCCGCCTCtgccaacctatacattcatcgAGGATGAAGGCTCCAAATTCACGATTTCTCTGTCGGAGAGGGCCGAATGGCAATACACGGAAAGAGAAAAGGAATCCGTCGAAGGTTTTTACGCAAGAACGTCACGAGGAAATCGAATAGCCTGCCTGTTTGTACGGTGTTCGGCCACCGCACGTTTTACCATATTATTCTCTCACGGAAATGCGGTTGATCTTGGACAGATGTCCAGTTTCTATCTGGGACTTGGATCAAGAATAAATTGTAACATATTCAGTTATGATTATTCGGGTTATGGAGTTTCTGGTGGCAAGCCGTCAGAAAAGAACCTGTACGCGGACATCGACGCTGCGTGGCATGCTCTCAGAACACGTTACGGTATTAGCCCGGAAAACATTATTCTGTACGGTCAAAGTATTGGGACTGTACCCACGGTCGATTTGGCCGCGCGATACGAGGTTGGCGCAGTTGTTCTGCATTCGCCTCTGATGTCGGGAATGCGAGTCGCTTTTCCCAATACCAAAAGAACTTGGTTCTTCGACGCTTTTCCAAG TATAGATAAAGTACCCAAAGTAACATCCCCTGTTTTGGTCATCCATGGAACTGAGGATGAAATAATAAACTTCAGTCATGGATTAGCTATTTATGAAAGGTGTCCAAGAGCAGTGGAACCATTATGGGTTGAG GGTGCTGGTCATAATGATGTAGAGTTGTACAACCAATATTTAGAGAGATTGAAGCAATTTGTAAACGTGGAGCTGGTGAACTGA
- the homer gene encoding homer protein isoform X2 codes for MTSGKETMGEQPIFTCKAHVFHIDPKTKRSWVPASTAAVSVSFFYDSTRNLYRIISVEGTKAVINSTITPNMTFTKTSQKFGQWSDVRANTVYGLGFSSEAELGKFIEKFHEVKEATKIASAKLQSNSSSVTPATSANVSPITSRSGMPSSEQDLIDPPNSSMINSNVSASNNPNPNTNMISTQNSVSLSTESPQHQGKPTQLSSGQSGQTAEMQLKYENDRLKLALAQSSANAKKWEVELTTLKTNNARLTSALQESTANVDEWKRQLQLYKEENARIKAKYADLEAGKIAEGNSEALRLRAEALESELRTRNEEIKALTMATKNKDFVALQKENAELREMLRVVHEQLELALSANKVQKQNLDTLNARLAGYIQDLVTVHREITSTLQT; via the exons ATGACATCAGGCAAAGAAACAATGGG TGAACAACCAATCTTCACGTGCAAAGCGCACGTGTTTCACATTGATCCTAAGACAAAAAGGTCTTGGGTTCCTGCATCCACAGCAGCAGTATCAGTTTCATTCTTTTATGATTCCACAAGAAATCTATATAGAATAATCTCTGTTGAAGGAACAAAG GCAGTAATAAACAGTACTATTACTCCAAATATGACCTTCACAAAAACATCACAAAAATTTGGACAATGGTCAGATGTTAGAGCTAATACTGTATACGGTCTTGGCTTCTCGTCTGAAGCAGAGTTAGGAAAG TTTATAGAGAAGTTTCATGAAGTCAAGGAAGCTACGAAAATTGCTAGTGCTAAGTTACAATCAAACAGCTCATCTGTTACTCCTGCTACTAGTGCAAATGTTAGCCCGATTACATCTCGATCGGGTATGCCATCATCGGAACAAGATCTGATAGATCCGCCAAATTCATCAATGATTAACTCCAATGTATCAGCATCAAATAATCCAAATCCAAATACCAACATGATTTCTACTCAAAACAGTGTATCTTTG AGTACAGAAAGTCCACAACATCAAGGGAAACCGACGCAACTAAGTTCGGGGCAAAGTGGACAAACGGCTGAGATGCAGCTCAAATATGAAAACGACAGGCTCAAACTTGCATTGGCGCAAAGCTCGGCAAATGCTAAAAAATGGGAG GTTGAGTTAACTACGTTGAAAACAAATAATGCCAGATTAACCAGTGCATTACAAGAATCTACAGCTAACGTCGACGAATGGAAGAGGCAGTTACAGTTGTATAAAGAAGAAAATGCAAGAATTAAAGCTAAGTATGCAGATTTGGAAGCAGGGAAAATAGCAGAAGGTAATAGTGAAGCTCTAAGGTTGAGAGCTGAAGCATTAGAAAGTGAACTCAGAACACGGAATGAAGAAATCAAAGCTCTTACTATGGCCacaaaaaataaagattttGTA GCTTTACAGAAAGAAAATGCAGAACTCCGTGAAATGTTGAGGGTTGTCCATGAACAATTAGAACTTGCTTTAAGTGCAAACAAAGTCCAGAAACAAAATTTGGATACATTAAATGCCAGATTAGCGGGATACATACAAGATCTGGTAACTGTACATCGAGAAATAACAAGCACACTGCAAACTTAA
- the homer gene encoding homer protein isoform X1, whose protein sequence is MTSGKETMGEQPIFTCKAHVFHIDPKTKRSWVPASTAAVSVSFFYDSTRNLYRIISVEGTKAVINSTITPNMTFTKTSQKFGQWSDVRANTVYGLGFSSEAELGKFIEKFHEVKEATKIASAKLQSNSSSVTPATSANVSPITSRSGMPSSEQDLIDPPNSSMINSNVSASNNPNPNTNMISTQNSVSLVSSSPLPGSCQNKVDDELKNAVHSRSQSVSQQSTESPQHQGKPTQLSSGQSGQTAEMQLKYENDRLKLALAQSSANAKKWEVELTTLKTNNARLTSALQESTANVDEWKRQLQLYKEENARIKAKYADLEAGKIAEGNSEALRLRAEALESELRTRNEEIKALTMATKNKDFVALQKENAELREMLRVVHEQLELALSANKVQKQNLDTLNARLAGYIQDLVTVHREITSTLQT, encoded by the exons ATGACATCAGGCAAAGAAACAATGGG TGAACAACCAATCTTCACGTGCAAAGCGCACGTGTTTCACATTGATCCTAAGACAAAAAGGTCTTGGGTTCCTGCATCCACAGCAGCAGTATCAGTTTCATTCTTTTATGATTCCACAAGAAATCTATATAGAATAATCTCTGTTGAAGGAACAAAG GCAGTAATAAACAGTACTATTACTCCAAATATGACCTTCACAAAAACATCACAAAAATTTGGACAATGGTCAGATGTTAGAGCTAATACTGTATACGGTCTTGGCTTCTCGTCTGAAGCAGAGTTAGGAAAG TTTATAGAGAAGTTTCATGAAGTCAAGGAAGCTACGAAAATTGCTAGTGCTAAGTTACAATCAAACAGCTCATCTGTTACTCCTGCTACTAGTGCAAATGTTAGCCCGATTACATCTCGATCGGGTATGCCATCATCGGAACAAGATCTGATAGATCCGCCAAATTCATCAATGATTAACTCCAATGTATCAGCATCAAATAATCCAAATCCAAATACCAACATGATTTCTACTCAAAACAGTGTATCTTTGGTAAGCAGTAGTCCCTTACCTGGTAGTTGTCAGAATAAAGTGGATGATGAATTGAAAAATGCAGTCCATTCAAGATCACAGAGTGTTTCTCAGCAGAGTACAGAAAGTCCACAACATCAAGGGAAACCGACGCAACTAAGTTCGGGGCAAAGTGGACAAACGGCTGAGATGCAGCTCAAATATGAAAACGACAGGCTCAAACTTGCATTGGCGCAAAGCTCGGCAAATGCTAAAAAATGGGAG GTTGAGTTAACTACGTTGAAAACAAATAATGCCAGATTAACCAGTGCATTACAAGAATCTACAGCTAACGTCGACGAATGGAAGAGGCAGTTACAGTTGTATAAAGAAGAAAATGCAAGAATTAAAGCTAAGTATGCAGATTTGGAAGCAGGGAAAATAGCAGAAGGTAATAGTGAAGCTCTAAGGTTGAGAGCTGAAGCATTAGAAAGTGAACTCAGAACACGGAATGAAGAAATCAAAGCTCTTACTATGGCCacaaaaaataaagattttGTA GCTTTACAGAAAGAAAATGCAGAACTCCGTGAAATGTTGAGGGTTGTCCATGAACAATTAGAACTTGCTTTAAGTGCAAACAAAGTCCAGAAACAAAATTTGGATACATTAAATGCCAGATTAGCGGGATACATACAAGATCTGGTAACTGTACATCGAGAAATAACAAGCACACTGCAAACTTAA